A part of Bufo bufo chromosome 7, aBufBuf1.1, whole genome shotgun sequence genomic DNA contains:
- the ATP5MF gene encoding ATP synthase subunit f, mitochondrial, translated as MADKIVPLAEKRLLDVKLGQLPNWLATCNFTPNGIFASLRRGHDRYYNKYVNVKKGGIGGIAMVLAAYIVLSYTWEYDHIKHDRWRKYH; from the exons ATGGCGGACAAGATCG TTCCCTTGGCAGAGAAGCGCCTCCTGGATGTCAAGCTCGGACAGCTGCCCAACTGGCTCGCCACATGTAACTTCACTCCAAATGGAATTTTTGCTTCCCTTCGCAGAG GTCACGATCGATACTATAACAAGTACGTCAATGTGAAGAAGGGAGGAATTGGAGGCATTGCCATGGTGCTTGCTGCTTACATTGTATTGAGCTACACCTGGGAGTATGATCACATCA AGCACGACCGCTGGAGAAAGTACCACTGA